AAGTTCCATCTGGGGTTCGTGGTAGAATGTCAATTATAGGACCTCTTATAGATGAAGCTGAAGCAGCAATTGTTGTTGATGGAGCTCCATACGGTTTCGGTTGTATCGGTTGTGCAAGAACTAATGAATTATCAATTTTCCTACTTAGAAATAAGGATATTCCAGTTTTAGAAGTTACCTATCCAACAAACCAGGATGAAACATATGTTATGGTAAATGATATTAATGATTTTATAGACTCACTCGAAGAAACTGATAAGGAGGAAGAATAATGGTTAAAATTGCATTGGTTTCATGTGGAACTGAATATAGTGGAATTCAAAAAGAAATTGAAAAAGCAGCAAATAAATTTGGTGCTGAAATCATTCTTCCTGAAATCGATTTGGATTACATTGACGAATCTTATGAAAAATTCGGATTTTCAGCTCAAAGTTCAAGTTTAAAATTAATGATTGCAAGAGCTATGGCTATTGTCGAAGGCAGATGCAGGCCTGATGCAGTATTTATTGCAACCTGTTTCAGATGTGCTGAAGCGGCTTTGGTTAGAAATGAAGTAAGGAGATTTATACAAAATAATACTCGTATTCCTGTAGTTACTTATTCATTTACTGAAAGAACAAAAGCAGATGAATTGTTCATTCGTATGGAAGCATTAGCTACTACTGTAACTCGTAGAAGTATTCTTGCACGTGAAAAACAAGAAGGACTCACTCTTGGACTTGACTCAGGTTCAACTACTACAAAAGCAGTATTGATGGAAAACAACAAGGTTATAGGAACCGGTTGGACATCCACCAAAGATATTATCGAATCAGCAAAAACTGCTGCTGCAGAAGCGTTTGGCGAAACTGATTATGATTGGGATGACCTTGATGGTATTGGAACTACCGGTTATGGTAGGTTCACAATGGGTCAGGAATTTGGTGCAGAGCTTATCCAAGAGGAGTTATCTGTTAATGCAAAAGGTGCAGTATATCTTGCAGACTGTCAAAAAGGTGAAGCAACCGTACTGGATATCGGTGGTATGGACAACAAGGTAATTACTGTTAATAATGGTATTCCTGATAACTTCACCATGGGAGGTATCTGTGCAGGAGCATCAGGAAGATTCTTGGACATGACTTCCCGTAGATTAGATGTGGATATTACTGAATTAGGTCCACTAGCGGTGCAAGGAGACTGGAGAAAAGCAATGTTGAACTCTTACTGTATTGTATTCGGTATTCAGGACCTTGTTACTACACTTGCGGCAGGCGGTTCTAAAGCTGACGTTGCAGCTGCTGCTTGTCACTCAGTATCAGAACAAGTTTACGAACAACAACTTCAGGAAATCGATATTCGTGAACCGTTAATTCAAGTAGGTGGAACAAGTTTGATTTCAGGTCTTGTTGAAGCGGTTAGTGAAACTTTAGGTGGAATTGAAGTTATTGTCCCAGAATATTCACAACACATTGGTGCTGTAGGAGCAGCTCTTTTAGTATCTGGAATGGGACACAGACAAGATAATAAATAATAATTAAAGGATTGATTTGATGTTAGTTGAATGCTATGATGAGCGTGGAGCTGAAGTTTATGAAATCATCATTCAACAAATATTTCAAGATTTAGTTCTTGGAGCATCTGTTGATGATTTAAAAGCTTATGTTAATCCTGATGATCCAGTTTTTGTCTTAGCTATTAAAATGAGAAAAACTTCAAATGTTATCAAGTTTGAAGATGTTGCTAACTTAACCTATGATAAACAAAGGGATGTTACAATGATTTTAATAGATAATGAGAATTATCTTCCAAATATTTTAAAACAATTATGGAAGCAATTTTCAAGAGATGAAATCTATCAACCTAATAGGT
Above is a genomic segment from Methanobrevibacter sp. containing:
- a CDS encoding methanogenesis marker 5 protein, which encodes MVKVAIYPPNSLILADLIERKGHTPLVLQKQIRQKIKDPEIDSPPMNITEEDPIKGLKYAAIEVPSGVRGRMSIIGPLIDEAEAAIVVDGAPYGFGCIGCARTNELSIFLLRNKDIPVLEVTYPTNQDETYVMVNDINDFIDSLEETDKEEE
- a CDS encoding methanogenesis marker 15 protein is translated as MVKIALVSCGTEYSGIQKEIEKAANKFGAEIILPEIDLDYIDESYEKFGFSAQSSSLKLMIARAMAIVEGRCRPDAVFIATCFRCAEAALVRNEVRRFIQNNTRIPVVTYSFTERTKADELFIRMEALATTVTRRSILAREKQEGLTLGLDSGSTTTKAVLMENNKVIGTGWTSTKDIIESAKTAAAEAFGETDYDWDDLDGIGTTGYGRFTMGQEFGAELIQEELSVNAKGAVYLADCQKGEATVLDIGGMDNKVITVNNGIPDNFTMGGICAGASGRFLDMTSRRLDVDITELGPLAVQGDWRKAMLNSYCIVFGIQDLVTTLAAGGSKADVAAAACHSVSEQVYEQQLQEIDIREPLIQVGGTSLISGLVEAVSETLGGIEVIVPEYSQHIGAVGAALLVSGMGHRQDNK
- a CDS encoding methanogenesis marker 17 protein, which translates into the protein MLVECYDERGAEVYEIIIQQIFQDLVLGASVDDLKAYVNPDDPVFVLAIKMRKTSNVIKFEDVANLTYDKQRDVTMILIDNENYLPNILKQLWKQFSRDEIYQPNRYQLEINGDFTELKSIVVDDPHSNLQRRIYDAIFRILPEGFKNIKDLSSGDIVAVVATDELIKDAWIEKCHEFMDELNKGM